GGTGGGACGCACAGTCATCACACCGACCTCGGGTGTGCGTGTCCGTCTGCCCACCTCAATCCGTCTACCCACGTGTGTCCGTCTGCCCTCCTGGGTCTGGCGAGCTGCATGCAGGCTGCTGCCTGCCACggggggagtggggtgggagcCACTAAATGTGTGAAGAGGTGACGTTGATTCATGAATCACAATTTACTCGCCAAGATTTCCCCTGAAGTTGCAAACCTTCAATAGACTACAGAGCACTTCGGTAGTTGCACAGGACTGATCCTGTGAAGCAACTGCTATCTAGGTGGGGAGACTGATTCCCAGCGCTTCCTACTCCATCTTTCCAGAATCTTCTCCCGCCCCTTCCTTTTTGACCAGTGAAGATCAGTCTAGAAGGTCCACCTGGGTCCTTGGGCTCACGGCCTCCAGGTTGGAGCTTTTTCTCCCTGGGCTTCTTAGCCTCTGACCCCGATGCCGTCAGCACCGTGTGTGCGCTGTGGGTGTGTCTGCCAGGTGTGGGTGTGGGAGACGAGGCAGCTGTGCCCAGGTGGGGCCTTTTGAGGAAGGCAGTGTTGCTAGTGCCATCTCCCTCTCTGCCCTGCACGCCAGTGTCCGCACATCACCGAACGATGAGAGAGGACTACGGCGACAAAGTGAAAGCCAGCCACTGGAGTCGAAGCCCGCCGCGGCCGCCACGGGAGCGGTTCGAGTTGGGAGACAGCCGGAAGCCAGGTGAGGCCAGGCCGGCGCCTGCGCAGAAGGCAGCACAGTGTGAGTCTTTTCTGGGGGATGTTTGGCATAAATTTGTAAGATTCGTGTAATGAAAGCCCAGCTAAGTAATGTCTTCAGAAGAAAATGATAGATGTGCTGGCTGAAGTCCTCTCGTGTTGTGAGAGAGACCGTGAGTGTCTGTGTGCAACCAGGACACAGGACGTGTGTTTATCCGCTGGGACCTTTGCCACTGGCCCCATTAGAGAAGTGACTTCCAGCATCTGTGGATAAGCTGGTTTCTTACCAAGCGAAGTTAATCATGCGAAAGGCACTAGTTTTGGGGTGGTGTTACcttgtttgtttaaaaagcatTTCCCCAAATTCACTTTTAATGGTTTATTTCAtaagtaaaagaagagaaaatggaagaaagagacCTGCTGTCCGACTTACAGGACATCAGCGACAGCGAGAGGAAGACCAGCTCAGCCGAGTCCTCATCAGGTACCTGGAACCGCCTGGCCAAGGCCTTGACCGCTGCTGCCAGGAAGGCCCAAGTTCACCCTCCGCTCTGCTGTCTTTCTACAGCGGAATCAGGCTCAGGttctgaggaggaagaggaggaggaggaagaggaggaggaggaaggaagcacCAGTGAAGaatcagaggaggaggaggaggaggaggaagaggaggaagaggagaccGGCAGCAACTCTGAGGAGGCGTCAGAGCAATCTGCCGGTGAGTCACCACGATGACTGTGTGAGGTGTTGTGACTTCACTGTAGTGTTAGAAACTGCAGAGAAATAGCTGGTGGGCGGGGGAGTTGAAACTCCCTTCTATCTAGGACTTTCTCAGGACACCTCCACGTcgattcttttgtttgttttttgagacggaatcttgctctgttgcccaggctggagtgcaatggcacgatctcagctcactgcaacctccgcctctcgggttcaagtgatccctcctgcctcatcctcccaagtagctgggactacaggcgtgggccaccatacccggctaatttttgtatttttagtcgagtcagggtttcaccatgttggctaggctggtctcgaactcctgacctcaggtgatccacccgcctcggcctcccaaagtgctgggattacaggtgtgagccaccgcgtccggcctcaGTGTCGATTCTTGGGAACACTTGTTGCTTAGCTGAAGCGGAGCCCGCATCCTGCCTGTGATAGCACTCACCCCAGTGCCGGTCTGAGCAGACGCTTCCTTTCTCTTGCAGAAGAAGTAAGTGAGGAAGAAATGAGTGAAGATGAAGAACGAGAAAATGAAAACCACCTCTTGGTTGGTAAGAGGCCTCCCTGGAGACAGAGCACCCTCCTTGTCTGTCTCCAAGTGCAGCGGCCCTCTCTTAAGACGGCCGGTCCTGCAAGGCATGGGGCACGCCAGGGGCCGGGAGGCTGCCTGATTCATTGGCCGCTCCAGTCTGTGCCGGTGGGGCCCGAGTTCCTCAGTGAGGCACAGTGCTAACCAAGGACGTCCTGTGTGCCCAGCAGGGCCGAGGAGCTAGGAAGCCCAGTCCCAGTTCCCCACAGGGGAGGCCAGTCAGATGGTGGCTCGGCCTGTCCCTGCAGAGTGGAGGCCTGCCCTGGCCTCCGGCCGGCAGTGAGGCTGTGTCTTCCGCCTGGGGGACATGGATCCAGGCGTGTCCCCCGCAGGACACCGCGTACCTCCTCCCAGCTCAGCATCTGGGCGCTTTTTCAGTCGAGCCCGCCAGCGCTCCTAGGCCTCAGTGCCCTGGGTCCAGGGGGCGAGAGCCCAGCACCAGCACCTCCCAGCAGGACACAGGGCAGCCCTGCCACATGCTTCATGtccctggggcaggaggaggttCGTGATCTTTGCTTGTCTTAGCTTCATAATTAGGTTCACCTTTTCCAGTTCCAGAGTCACGGTTTGACCGAGATTCCGGGGAAAGTgaagaagcagaggaagaagtGGGTGAGGGGACGCCGCAGAGCAGCGCCCTGACAGAGGGCGACTACGTGCCCGACTCCCCGGCCCTGTCACCCATCGAGCTCAAGCAGGAGCTGCCCAAGTACCTGCCGGCCCTGCAGGTCAGGCCCTCCCCTCGCCCCGGGCCGCTCGCTGTCTGCATTGGCAGTTGGAGTTACCGCAGGGGCTGAGCGAAGCCTGGCCCCGTGTTGGCGTCTGTCTCCTCACAGGGCTGCTGGGCCCACCGGGGCAGTGAGGGGCAGGCACAGCCGCTGGCCCCTCGTGCTTCTGGGTCCCGCCTCTTTCTCGTGCTGGACGGAACTGGGTGGACAGGGAGGTGCCCGCAGCTTGGAAGGCAGGCAGCCTGGGCGTGCGGCTGCCCTGCTGTCACTGCCACCTGAGCTGTGTCCTCCTCCGCGCTGGAGAACAGTGCCCTCCAGTTGACCCCTGCGTGGGTGGGTTATGTAGGCATCAAGGCCTTGTTACCAGCATCTGTGCAGGGCTTGGATGGTGGCTGCGGGAGTCAGTGTAGATGTGTGTGGCCAGAAGCCTTTTGTTCAGGCAGCTATCAGTGAGGCAGGATATTGCTTGGAGCGATTTGGAAGGGACAGGCCTGAGAAGGTGCCAGTGGCCTCGGGGGCCTAGGAGACCGGCAGGGACTCGGCCCCTCCGTGGTGCCTGTGGGTGGAGAGGTTCTCTCTGGCACATGCGGCCTCTGTCGACTGCTCTCTGCATTGTGAGCGCCTCTGCCCCTCAGTGTTCCTGAGCATGGGCGTTGGGCCACAGGCCACCCCGAGTATGTGACATCCGGCCTGGGCACCGGCCCCAAGGTACACCCAGGGGGAGGTGCCCTGGCATGGGGCGCCGTGCTGCACCTGGCAGGTAGTGCCCGTCCTCAGTGTCATCCTGGTACAAGCAGGGGACACACCCAGTTTGACAGGAACACTCTCTGGATggcctttttttttggagactgggtctggctctgtcacccaggctggagtggagtggcttaatcatagctcactgcagcctacacctcccaggctcagacaatcctcccatctcagcctcctgagtagctagaactacaggcgcaatctaccatgcctggctaagtttttaattttgtagaacACAGTTttgtccgggcacagtggctcacgcccataatcccaacactttgggaggccgaggtggtgggtggatcatgaggtcaggagtttgagaccagcctgaccaacatggtgaaaccccatctctactaaaaatacaaaaattaggccggaagcggtggctcaagcctgtaatcccagcactttgggaggccgagacgggtggatcacgaggtcaggagatcgagaccatcctggctaacacggtgaaaccccatctctactaaaaatacaaaaaactagctgggcgaggtggtgggcgcctgtagtcccagctacttgggaggctgaggcaggagaatggcgtgaacccgggaggcggagcttgcagtgagctaagatctggccactgcactccagcctgggcaacggagcgagactccgtctcaaaaagaaaaaaaaatacaaaaattagccaggcgtggtggcgcgtgcctgtaatcccagctactcaggaggctgaggcaggagaatcgcttgaacccaggaggtggagcttgcagtgagccgagatctcgccattgcactccagcctgggtaacagagcgagactccatctcaaaaaagaaaaaagaaaagaaaacagtcttgctgtgttggcgaggctggtcttgaactcctaggctcaagcaatcctgccttgccctcccgaagtgctggagttacaggcctgagccctcACACCCGGCTGGGATGGCCTTTTGTTCACACTGGTTTTGTTTCATAATAAAGTGTCACATGGTCTTGCAAGGAAACAGACTTTGAGAACTGAGCTGCTCCTGGCCCTACCCCCTGCCCAGTCCCACAGCTCTGCCCTGCACCCGCCCTGCGCCAGGTGTGCCGTGCCCGTGGACGCAGCTGCCCTCCTTCCAGCTGGCATGGCCACTGAGACCTCACATAGCCGCTCCCTCCCCAGGGCTGCCGGAGCGTCGAGGAGTTCCAGTGCCTGAACAGGATCGAGGAGGGCACCTATGGAGTGGTCTACAGagcaaaagataagaaaacaggTGGGTGGAGTCCCGGCTCACCCCACAAAGACAAGGGGAAGTGGGGCAAGGCCTGGCCGCCCGAGAGGTCCTGCCTCACCTGAGCAGCTACTGGAGGTTGGACCTCTCAGCGTCTCTAGAAGCCAGAGGTCAGCCTGGCCCTGGGGCTTTGCCACTCCCTCGCAGTAGCAGGTGGCCTGCCCCACAGGGCTGAGACCCAGCGCGTGGAGTGGTCTGCGCCAGGGCTGGTCTGCAGGTTTGCATTCCCAGCGTCCCGCCCAGCAGGTGTGTGAGCCGGGGACTCTTGGGGAGTCAGCCACTGGGATCCCAGGTAAGGCCAGCTCTGTTGGGGAAGTTGACATGGAGTCAGTGTGGCCGCTGGGATCCCAGGTGGCTGTAGGTGGCTGTGGGTGTCCGTGGTGCGTTGAGAGTGTGGAAGCCTTTGGTCCGTTGGTGTTGCCATGACTTCGGCTGGGCGTTCTCCTGGTGCCCACGTGCCGCCACCTAGAACGAGACCCCCCTCTGTGAAATGCACTTTGGGCACTGCCTGTGATCCTCACTGAGCAAGTCCACAAAACCACTGTTGGTGCCGTGATTTTGAGAATGCCTCTCAGTGCCGTCTGTTTTCTTCACAGATGAAATTGTGGCTCTGAAGCGGCTGAagatggagaaggagaaggagggctTCCCTATCACGTCGCTGagggagatcaacaccatcctcaAGGCCCAGCATCCCAACATCGTCACCGTTAGAGTGAGCATGGCCCCACCACGCACAGCCCCGGGTAGAAGCTTTTCCCACGGCCCCATGTTGTCCTGGTGCTGTCCTGGGGCCAGGTGCTTCCCTGCGCTTAGCGGAGCCCTTCACAGACCACACAGAAGCAAGCATTCGCCCCCCGGGTGGCACTGGAGGTCCTACTGTCCCTCAGCATCTGCTCCCGGGTTCAGGTggtggcaggggttggggggccCTGAGGTGCCCACAGAGCCATGCCCTGCAGGAGATCGTGGTGGGCAGCAACATGGACAAGATCTACATCGTGATGAACTACGTGGAGCACGACCTCAAGAGCCTGATGGAGACCATGAAGCAGCCCTTCCTGCCAGGTACAGCCCCAGGCCTCTTGGCACACAAGCGGGAGCAGTGTCCTGGTCACCCCCGCGGTGACACTGCTGCAGGGAGGGCCAGCTGCATCCACAGGGAAAGCCCTGAGAAGCCTCTGTTGCTGCTGAGGCGAGTGGGCCACCCTGAATGCCCTGGGCTGGGGGCGGTCGGGTCCACATGGGagcctgtctccctccctcccaggggAGGTGAAGACCCTGATGATCCAGCTGCTGCGGGGGGTGAAGCACCTGCACGACAACTGGATCCTGCACCGTGACCTCAAGACGTCCAACTTGCTGCTGAGCCACGCCGGCATCCTCAAGGTGAgcctcccccaccacccaccgAGCGGCCCATCCCGGAGAGACCTGCCCGGGCCCATCCACAGCCGCCCATCTGTCCTTGCAGGTGGGTGACTTCGGGTTGGCGCGGGAGTACGGATCTCCTCTGAAGGCCTACACCCCGGTCGTGGTGACCCTGTGGTACCGCGCCCCAGAGCTGCTGCTTGGTGCCAAGGTGAGTCCTGGGCATCTGAGAGCCTCCCCTGCCCCCCATGCAGTCTCCCACAGCTCCGCGGGCCCTGGCCCTCCTGAGCGCCTCTCCTGTCCTCGTAGGAATACTCCACGGCCGTCGACATGTGGTCGGTGGGCTGCATCTTCGGGGAGCTGCTGACTCAGAAGCCTCTGTTCCCAGGGAAGTCGGACATCGATCAGATCAACAAAGTGTTCAAGGTGGGTCTGGGCCCCGCTGCAGTTGTGCTGTGGGGTTGTGGAGGAGCCTCAGGAATGGGGCTGGGGGGCACACAGGTGCTGGGTTGAGATGGGGACCGGGGCCACCGAGAGCCCTCCTGGTGGTTTGTCTTCTCTACTGGGACACAGGTGCCAACACCATGGGCCACGTGGCGTGGCTGTTGAAACGCCTCTGTCTTTCAGGACCTGGGGACCCCCAGTGAAAAAATCTGGCCCGGCTACAACGAGCTCCCCGCAGTGAAGAAGATGACCTTCAGCGAGTACCCCTACAACAACCTCCGCAAGCGCTTTGGGGCCCTGCTCTCAGACCAGGGCTTCGACCTCATGAACAAGTGAGCCCCGTGCAGCCGGGCAGCGGGAGGTCCCAAGCCATAGTGGTGGCTTCCCGGTCCCAGGCCCACCTGCTGGCTCAGCACTTTCCAGAACTGTTCTGGTGCCTGGTGCCCCATGCCCTGAGCCCTGTCCCAACACAGCCCATCTCTGGGGGACCCAGTGGAGCACTCGAGCACCTCCTGGGCCTCTGGTCCCCTCCCCCCAGGTTCCTGACCTACTTTCCCGGGAGAAGGATCAGCGCTGAGGATGGCCTCAAGCACGAGTATTTCCGCGAGACCCCCCTCCCCATCGATCCTTCCATGTTCCCCACGTGGCCCGCCAAGAGTGA
This region of Macaca fascicularis isolate 582-1 chromosome 1, T2T-MFA8v1.1 genomic DNA includes:
- the CDK11B gene encoding cyclin-dependent kinase 11B isoform X4, producing MGDEKDSWKVKTLDEILQEKKRRKEQEEKAEIKRLKNSDDRDSKRDSLEEGELRDHRMEITIRNSPYRREDSMEDRGEEDDSLAIKPPQQMSRKEKAHHRKDEKRKEKRKHARVKEKEREHERRKRHREEQDKARREWERQKRREMAREHSRRERDRLEQLERKRERERKMREQQKEQREQKERERRAEERRKEREARREVSAHHRTMREDYGDKVKASHWSRSPPRPPRERFELGDSRKPVKEEKMEERDLLSDLQDISDSERKTSSAESSSAESGSGSEEEEEEEEEEEEEGSTSEESEEEEEEEEEEEEETGSNSEEASEQSAEEVSEEEMSEDEERENENHLLVVPESRFDRDSGESEEAEEEVGEGTPQSSALTEGDYVPDSPALSPIELKQELPKYLPALQGCRSVEEFQCLNRIEEGTYGVVYRAKDKKTGLRPSAWSGLRQGWSAGLHSQRPAQQVCEPGTLGESATGIPDEIVALKRLKMEKEKEGFPITSLREINTILKAQHPNIVTVREIVVGSNMDKIYIVMNYVEHDLKSLMETMKQPFLPGEVKTLMIQLLRGVKHLHDNWILHRDLKTSNLLLSHAGILKVGDFGLAREYGSPLKAYTPVVVTLWYRAPELLLGAKEYSTAVDMWSVGCIFGELLTQKPLFPGKSDIDQINKVFKDLGTPSEKIWPGYNELPAVKKMTFSEYPYNNLRKRFGALLSDQGFDLMNKFLTYFPGRRISAEDGLKHEYFRETPLPIDPSMFPTWPAKSEQQRVKRGTSPRPPEGGLGYSQLGDDDLKETGFHLTTTNQGASAAGPGFSLKF
- the CDK11B gene encoding cyclin-dependent kinase 11B isoform X9, yielding MSQSDDRDSKRDSLEEGELRDHRMEITIRNSPYRREDSMEDRGEEDDSLAIKPPQQMSRKEKAHHRKDEKRKEKRRHRSHSAEGGKHARVKEKEREHERRKRHREEQDKARREWERQKRREMAREHSRRERDRLEQLERKRERERKMREQQKEQREQKERERRAEERRKEREARREVSAHHRTMREDYGDKVKASHWSRSPPRPPRERFELGDSRKPGEARPAPAQKAAQLKEEKMEERDLLSDLQDISDSERKTSSAESSSAESGSGSEEEEEEEEEEEEEGSTSEESEEEEEEEEEEEEETGSNSEEASEQSAEEVSEEEMSEDEERENENHLLVVPESRFDRDSGESEEAEEEVGEGTPQSSALTEGDYVPDSPALSPIELKQELPKYLPALQGCRSVEEFQCLNRIEEGTYGVVYRAKDKKTGLRPSAWSGLRQGWSAGLHSQRPAQQVCEPGTLGESATGIPDEIVALKRLKMEKEKEGFPITSLREINTILKAQHPNIVTVREIVVGSNMDKIYIVMNYVEHDLKSLMETMKQPFLPGEVKTLMIQLLRGVKHLHDNWILHRDLKTSNLLLSHAGILKVGDFGLAREYGSPLKAYTPVVVTLWYRAPELLLGAKEYSTAVDMWSVGCIFGELLTQKPLFPGKSDIDQINKVFKDLGTPSEKIWPGYNELPAVKKMTFSEYPYNNLRKRFGALLSDQGFDLMNKFLTYFPGRRISAEDGLKHEYFRETPLPIDPSMFPTWPAKSEQQRVKRGTSPRPPEGGLGYSQLGDDDLKETGFHLTTTNQGASAAGPGFSLKF
- the CDK11B gene encoding cyclin-dependent kinase 11B isoform X11 codes for the protein MSQSDDRDSKRDSLEEGELRDHRMEITIRNSPYRREDSMEDRGEEDDSLAIKPPQQMSRKEKAHHRKDEKRKEKRRHRSHSAEGGKHARVKEKEREHERRKRHREEQDKARREWERQKRREMAREHSRRERDRLEQLERKRERERKMREQQKEQREQKERERRAEERRKEREARREVSAHHRTMREDYGDKVKASHWSRSPPRPPRERFELGDSRKPVKEEKMEERDLLSDLQDISDSERKTSSAESSSAESGSGSEEEEEEEEEEEEEGSTSEESEEEEEEEEEEEEETGSNSEEASEQSAEEVSEEEMSEDEERENENHLLVVPESRFDRDSGESEEAEEEVGEGTPQSSALTEGDYVPDSPALSPIELKQELPKYLPALQGCRSVEEFQCLNRIEEGTYGVVYRAKDKKTGLRPSAWSGLRQGWSAGLHSQRPAQQVCEPGTLGESATGIPDEIVALKRLKMEKEKEGFPITSLREINTILKAQHPNIVTVREIVVGSNMDKIYIVMNYVEHDLKSLMETMKQPFLPGEVKTLMIQLLRGVKHLHDNWILHRDLKTSNLLLSHAGILKVGDFGLAREYGSPLKAYTPVVVTLWYRAPELLLGAKEYSTAVDMWSVGCIFGELLTQKPLFPGKSDIDQINKVFKDLGTPSEKIWPGYNELPAVKKMTFSEYPYNNLRKRFGALLSDQGFDLMNKFLTYFPGRRISAEDGLKHEYFRETPLPIDPSMFPTWPAKSEQQRVKRGTSPRPPEGGLGYSQLGDDDLKETGFHLTTTNQGASAAGPGFSLKF
- the CDK11B gene encoding cyclin-dependent kinase 11B isoform X5, encoding MGDEKDSWKVKTLDEILQEKKRRKEQEEKAEIKRLKNSDDRDSKRDSLEEGELRDHRMEITIRNSPYRREDSMEDRGEEDDSLAIKPPQQMSRKEKAHHRKDEKRKEKRRHRSHSAEGGKHARVKEKEREHERRKRHREEQDKARREWERQKRREMAREHSRRERDRLEQLERKRERERKMREQQKEQREQKERERRAEERRKEREARREVSAHHRTMREDYGDKVKASHWSRSPPRPPRERFELGDSRKPGEARPAPAQKAAQLKEEKMEERDLLSDLQDISDSERKTSSAESSSAESGSGSEEEEEEEEEEEEEGSTSEESEEEEEEEEEEEEETGSNSEEASEQSAEEVSEEEMSEDEERENENHLLVVPESRFDRDSGESEEAEEEVGEGTPQSSALTEGDYVPDSPALSPIELKQELPKYLPALQGCRSVEEFQCLNRIEEGTYGVVYRAKDKKTDEIVALKRLKMEKEKEGFPITSLREINTILKAQHPNIVTVREIVVGSNMDKIYIVMNYVEHDLKSLMETMKQPFLPGEVKTLMIQLLRGVKHLHDNWILHRDLKTSNLLLSHAGILKVGDFGLAREYGSPLKAYTPVVVTLWYRAPELLLGAKEYSTAVDMWSVGCIFGELLTQKPLFPGKSDIDQINKVFKDLGTPSEKIWPGYNELPAVKKMTFSEYPYNNLRKRFGALLSDQGFDLMNKFLTYFPGRRISAEDGLKHEYFRETPLPIDPSMFPTWPAKSEQQRVKRGTSPRPPEGGLGYSQLGDDDLKETGFHLTTTNQGASAAGPGFSLKF
- the CDK11B gene encoding cyclin-dependent kinase 11B isoform X6 — protein: MGDEKDSWKVKTLDEILQEKKRRKEQEEKAEIKRLKNSDDRDSKRDSLEEGELRDHRMEITIRNSPYRREDSMEDRGEEDDSLAIKPPQQMSRKEKAHHRKDEKRKEKRKHARVKEKEREHERRKRHREEQDKARREWERQKRREMAREHSRRERDRLEQLERKRERERKMREQQKEQREQKERERRAEERRKEREARREVSAHHRTMREDYGDKVKASHWSRSPPRPPRERFELGDSRKPGEARPAPAQKAAQLKEEKMEERDLLSDLQDISDSERKTSSAESSSAESGSGSEEEEEEEEEEEEEGSTSEESEEEEEEEEEEEEETGSNSEEASEQSAEEVSEEEMSEDEERENENHLLVVPESRFDRDSGESEEAEEEVGEGTPQSSALTEGDYVPDSPALSPIELKQELPKYLPALQGCRSVEEFQCLNRIEEGTYGVVYRAKDKKTDEIVALKRLKMEKEKEGFPITSLREINTILKAQHPNIVTVREIVVGSNMDKIYIVMNYVEHDLKSLMETMKQPFLPGEVKTLMIQLLRGVKHLHDNWILHRDLKTSNLLLSHAGILKVGDFGLAREYGSPLKAYTPVVVTLWYRAPELLLGAKEYSTAVDMWSVGCIFGELLTQKPLFPGKSDIDQINKVFKDLGTPSEKIWPGYNELPAVKKMTFSEYPYNNLRKRFGALLSDQGFDLMNKFLTYFPGRRISAEDGLKHEYFRETPLPIDPSMFPTWPAKSEQQRVKRGTSPRPPEGGLGYSQLGDDDLKETGFHLTTTNQGASAAGPGFSLKF
- the CDK11B gene encoding cyclin-dependent kinase 11B isoform X13, which codes for MSQSDDRDSKRDSLEEGELRDHRMEITIRNSPYRREDSMEDRGEEDDSLAIKPPQQMSRKEKAHHRKDEKRKEKRRHRSHSAEGGKHARVKEKEREHERRKRHREEQDKARREWERQKRREMAREHSRRERDRLEQLERKRERERKMREQQKEQREQKERERRAEERRKEREARREVSAHHRTMREDYGDKVKASHWSRSPPRPPRERFELGDSRKPGEARPAPAQKAAQLKEEKMEERDLLSDLQDISDSERKTSSAESSSAESGSGSEEEEEEEEEEEEEGSTSEESEEEEEEEEEEEEETGSNSEEASEQSAEEVSEEEMSEDEERENENHLLVVPESRFDRDSGESEEAEEEVGEGTPQSSALTEGDYVPDSPALSPIELKQELPKYLPALQGCRSVEEFQCLNRIEEGTYGVVYRAKDKKTDEIVALKRLKMEKEKEGFPITSLREINTILKAQHPNIVTVREIVVGSNMDKIYIVMNYVEHDLKSLMETMKQPFLPGEVKTLMIQLLRGVKHLHDNWILHRDLKTSNLLLSHAGILKVGDFGLAREYGSPLKAYTPVVVTLWYRAPELLLGAKEYSTAVDMWSVGCIFGELLTQKPLFPGKSDIDQINKVFKDLGTPSEKIWPGYNELPAVKKMTFSEYPYNNLRKRFGALLSDQGFDLMNKFLTYFPGRRISAEDGLKHEYFRETPLPIDPSMFPTWPAKSEQQRVKRGTSPRPPEGGLGYSQLGDDDLKETGFHLTTTNQGASAAGPGFSLKF
- the CDK11B gene encoding cyclin-dependent kinase 11B isoform X18 — its product is MREDYGDKVKASHWSRSPPRPPRERFELGDSRKPVKEEKMEERDLLSDLQDISDSERKTSSAESSSAESGSGSEEEEEEEEEEEEEGSTSEESEEEEEEEEEEEEETGSNSEEASEQSAEEVSEEEMSEDEERENENHLLVVPESRFDRDSGESEEAEEEVGEGTPQSSALTEGDYVPDSPALSPIELKQELPKYLPALQGCRSVEEFQCLNRIEEGTYGVVYRAKDKKTDEIVALKRLKMEKEKEGFPITSLREINTILKAQHPNIVTVREIVVGSNMDKIYIVMNYVEHDLKSLMETMKQPFLPGEVKTLMIQLLRGVKHLHDNWILHRDLKTSNLLLSHAGILKVGDFGLAREYGSPLKAYTPVVVTLWYRAPELLLGAKEYSTAVDMWSVGCIFGELLTQKPLFPGKSDIDQINKVFKDLGTPSEKIWPGYNELPAVKKMTFSEYPYNNLRKRFGALLSDQGFDLMNKFLTYFPGRRISAEDGLKHEYFRETPLPIDPSMFPTWPAKSEQQRVKRGTSPRPPEGGLGYSQLGDDDLKETGFHLTTTNQGASAAGPGFSLKF
- the CDK11B gene encoding cyclin-dependent kinase 11B isoform X17 produces the protein MREDYGDKVKASHWSRSPPRPPRERFELGDSRKPVKEEKMEERDLLSDLQDISDSERKTSSAESSSAESGSGSEEEEEEEEEEEEEGSTSEESEEEEEEEEEEEEETGSNSEEASEQSAEEVSEEEMSEDEERENENHLLVVPESRFDRDSGESEEAEEEVGEGTPQSSALTEGDYVPDSPALSPIELKQELPKYLPALQGCRSVEEFQCLNRIEEGTYGVVYRAKDKKTGLRPSAWSGLRQGWSAGLHSQRPAQQVCEPGTLGESATGIPDEIVALKRLKMEKEKEGFPITSLREINTILKAQHPNIVTVREIVVGSNMDKIYIVMNYVEHDLKSLMETMKQPFLPGEVKTLMIQLLRGVKHLHDNWILHRDLKTSNLLLSHAGILKVGDFGLAREYGSPLKAYTPVVVTLWYRAPELLLGAKEYSTAVDMWSVGCIFGELLTQKPLFPGKSDIDQINKVFKDLGTPSEKIWPGYNELPAVKKMTFSEYPYNNLRKRFGALLSDQGFDLMNKFLTYFPGRRISAEDGLKHEYFRETPLPIDPSMFPTWPAKSEQQRVKRGTSPRPPEGGLGYSQLGDDDLKETGFHLTTTNQGASAAGPGFSLKF
- the CDK11B gene encoding cyclin-dependent kinase 11B isoform X16; translated protein: MREDYGDKVKASHWSRSPPRPPRERFELGDSRKPGEARPAPAQKAAQLKEEKMEERDLLSDLQDISDSERKTSSAESSSAESGSGSEEEEEEEEEEEEEGSTSEESEEEEEEEEEEEEETGSNSEEASEQSAEEVSEEEMSEDEERENENHLLVVPESRFDRDSGESEEAEEEVGEGTPQSSALTEGDYVPDSPALSPIELKQELPKYLPALQGCRSVEEFQCLNRIEEGTYGVVYRAKDKKTGLRPSAWSGLRQGWSAGLHSQRPAQQVCEPGTLGESATGIPDEIVALKRLKMEKEKEGFPITSLREINTILKAQHPNIVTVREIVVGSNMDKIYIVMNYVEHDLKSLMETMKQPFLPGEVKTLMIQLLRGVKHLHDNWILHRDLKTSNLLLSHAGILKVGDFGLAREYGSPLKAYTPVVVTLWYRAPELLLGAKEYSTAVDMWSVGCIFGELLTQKPLFPGKSDIDQINKVFKDLGTPSEKIWPGYNELPAVKKMTFSEYPYNNLRKRFGALLSDQGFDLMNKFLTYFPGRRISAEDGLKHEYFRETPLPIDPSMFPTWPAKSEQQRVKRGTSPRPPEGGLGYSQLGDDDLKETGFHLTTTNQGASAAGPGFSLKF